The proteins below are encoded in one region of Styela clava chromosome 4, kaStyClav1.hap1.2, whole genome shotgun sequence:
- the LOC144422079 gene encoding transmembrane protein 138-like, whose product MQASSFRMILSLQLLLLLYDILNNALIDLVVPEYDVQLVLFILQDIGLMFQLIVVSLEFFNTYASQAGFVGVMVKKFRTTIIITVFYLALSIGLHVWTLTLRWNRTGQFVYVWGIGGYYALYIIQRGLSPFYYYYYKRTALKLGDSKFYYNSEWLRSQWSGAR is encoded by the exons ATGCAGGCATCAAGCTTTCGTATGATTTTGTCGCTTCAACTCTTACTACTTTTATATGATATTTTGAACAACGCGTTAATAGACCTCGTGGTACCAGAATACGACGTGCAACTTGTGTTATTTAT ACTTCAAGATATTGGACTGATGTTTCAACTCATTGTTGTTTCATTAGAATTTTTCAATACATATGCATCTCAAGCTGGTTTTGTTGGAGTGATGGTTAAAAAGTTCCGCACAACTATCATTATCACTGTTTTTTACCTTGCCCTAAGTATCGGTCTACATGTTTGGACTCTGACTCTTCG GTGGAACAGAACTGGTCAGTTTGTCTACGTCTGGGGAATCGGTGGATATTACGCATTATACATTATTCAGAGAGGCTTGTCCCCATtctattattattactataaacGAACTGCTTTGAAACTGGGCGATTCTAAATTCTATTATAACTCTGAATGGCTTAGATCTCAGTGGTCTGGTGCAAGATGA
- the LOC144422076 gene encoding nucleolar complex protein 2 homolog: MDLSSMTVEDFMKTDWGSDNDESEEMKVETGSSIAKNTKKKKTGQKKILKDKAKTEKNSEINANTKPGLTQQKTVSSHQKVLDNLQDKDPEFYKFLKQEDGSLLKFDESDFDIDGDDDDDDSDPSDEDGDTGVHQLPNKLEEASDSDLEQHEEILSGSDQEMERSSTTMKDRIPVTDDMIDDWKTKLMDPKSSRPSLRDLMKAFHAAILRFNDDIEDRKTKKQKPKTKFKVESGGTFNAVVGLCIRQVVPSLAKLLEYFPDKSSNKLILPTKSKSWIRLRDLIKVYLNDVIALNQLLLEPSVVCATLRHTILLVPYFISFPKITKLLLKFLIKTWSSADDESVRVLTFLCINRIIKLDKHKYLEPTMRQTYLAYVANCKFTTPSILPMINFMQQTLCELFSINPSMTYQLAFLYIRQLAIHLRKAMTVQKKENYQAVYNWQYVHCIGLWCRMVGHLYSHDIIKPLLYPLVQVSLGAIDLVPTARYFPLRYHIIRYLTMLSDATNTYIPLLPYITKPLRLAEFSKKKGGLMMQPLNFSTILKLSNSQLKESSYRSSTMDEIYNAFMDYINTQAHSISFPEMMVPTVISMKKYMKKCKMQNYVKLVRQIIEKVEENSKYILDKRSDVSFGVADVTAVTAWERTQKTQGVPFHKHYNHYKKLHHRESQHAAADKNRIVEERLPTIDRKKFMEASKKRDKEEMGDLFADDADNLLENVGENLEKLIQEGKSFRKRKTSTIRKRKAVQPNDNESLSGSDVGGYSDDEISDEGTDLNNGNQKPESSPSQNKKQKIDVSDDEPDIVEEFEFSSDEEN, translated from the exons ATGGATTTGTCTAGTATGACTGTGGAAGACTTTATGAAAACAGATTGGGGATCAGATAATGATGAATCGGAAGAAATGAAAGTGGAAACTGGAA GTTCAATTGCAAAAAACACGAAGAAGAAAAAGACTGGACAAAAGAAAATTCTCAAAGATAAAGCTAAAACAGAAAAG AATTCGGAGATTAACGCTAACACAAAGCCAGGTCTAACACAGCAAAAAACCGTTTCATCTCATCAAAAAGTTTTAGATAATCTTCAGGATAAGGACCCTGAGTTTTATAAGTTTTTGAAg caaGAAGATGGGTCGCTTCTAAAATTTGACGAAAGCGATTTTGATATTGATGGTGATGATGATGACGATGATAGTGATCCATCCGATGAAGATGGAGATACAGGAGTTCATCAACTGCCTAATAAATTAGAG GAAGCAAGTGACAGTGATTTAGAACAGCATGAGGAGATATTGTCAGGCAGTGATCAAGAAATGGAACGATCTTCTACAACAATGAAGGATAGA ATTCCTGTCACTGATGATATGATTGATGATTGGAAAACTAAACTAATGGATCCAAAATCATCTCGGCCCTCATTGAGAGATTTGATGAAAGCATTTCATGCGGCTATTCTACGATTCAATGATGATATTGAGGatcgaaaaacaaaaaagcagaAACCAAAAACGAAGTTCAA GGTCGAAAGTGGAGGGACCTTCAATGCAGTGGTTGGTCTTTGTATACGACAAGTTGTTCCATCTTTGGCCAAATTACTTGAATATTTTCCAGACAAGTCATCGAATAA actCATTCTTCCAACAAAAAGTAAATCATGGATACGATTGCGAGATTTaataaaagtttatttgaaTGATGTTATTGCTCTGAATCAGCTTTTATTAGAACCATCAGTCGTATGTGCTACGCTCAGACACACAATCCTACTTGTGCCTTATTTCATATCTTTTCCAAAGATAACTAAGTTATTGTTGAAG TTTCTTATAAAGACCTGGAGCAGTGCAGATGATGAAAGTGTTCGCGTCCTAACTTTTCTCTGCATCAATAGAATTATTAAACTTGACAAACATAAGTATCTTGAACCTACAATGAGG caaaCCTATCTTGCCTACGTTGCTAACTGTAAATTCACAACTCCTTCCATACTACCAATGATCAACTTCATGCAACAAACTTTATGCGAATTATTTTCAATCAATCCATCAATGACTTATCAACTTGCTTTTCTTTACATTCGACAACTTGCCATCCACTTGAGAAAGGCAATGACAGTCCAAAAAAAG GAGAACTACCAAGCTGTTTACAATTGGCAATATGTACATTGCATTGGATTATGGTGTAGAATGGTTGGACATTTATATTCCCATGATATAATTAAACCACTTTTATATCCATTAGTACAAGTTTCTCTCGGAGCAATTGA TTTGGTGCCCACTGCAAGATATTTTCCACTTCGTTATCATATAATTCGATACCTCACCATGCTTTCGGATGCTACAAACACTTATATTCCATTGTTGCCTTACATCACTAAGCCACTCAGACTCGCTGAATTTAGTAAAAA AAAAGGAGGATTGATGATGCAGCCTCTCAATTTTTCCACAATTCTAAAATTATCTAATTCTCAATTAAAAGAATCGAGTTACAGG AGCAGTACAATGGATGAGATTTATAATGCCTTTATGGACTATATCAACACACAAGCTCATTCAATTTCTTTCCCCGAGATGATGGTGCCAACAGTAATATCAATGaagaaatatatgaaaaagTGCAAG ATGCAAAACTATGTCAAACTTGTGCGTCAAATCATCGAAAAAGTCGAAGAAAACAGTAAATATATTCTTGATAAAAGATCTGATGTTTCATTTGGAGTTGCTGATGTTACTGCAGTT actgCCTGGGAGAGAACGCAAAAAACACAAGGAGTTCCATTTCACAAACATTATAATCACTATAAAAAACTGCATCATAGGGAAAGTCAGCATGCTGCAGCTGATAAAAATAGG ATTGTCGAAGAGAGACTTCCGACCATTGATCGCAAGAAATTCATGGAAGCTTCCAAAAAGAGAGATAAGGAAGAAATGGGAGATCTTTTTGCAGACGATGCTGATAATCTATTAGAAAATGTGGGAGAAAACTTGGAGAAATTAATCCAGGAAG GTAAATCTTTTCGAAAAAGAAAGACTTCAACTATTCGAAAAAGGAAGGCTGTACAACCAAATGATAATGAGTCGTTGAGTGGTTCCGATGTTGGTGGATATTCAGACGATGAAATTTCTGATGAAGGGACTGATTTAAATAATGGAAATCAAAAACCTGAATCATCTCCAAGTCAAAATAAAAAGCAGAAGATTGATGTCAGTGATGATGAACCAGACATTGTTGAGGAGTTCGAGTTTTCCTCTGATGAAGAAAATTAG